GGTGTGATGCCCCGCGCAGCGAGGTGTGGGGCGCGATACACAGCGATTCGGGGCGCGATGCCCCGCGCAGCGAGGTGTGGGGCGCGATACACAGCGATTCAGGGCGCGATGCCCCGCGCAGCGAGGTGTGGGGCGCGATACACAGCGATTCGGGGCGCGATGCCCCGCGCAGCGAGGTGTGGGGCGCGATACACAGCGATTCGGGGCGCGATGCCCCGCGCAGCGAGGTGTGGGGCGCGATACACAGCGATCCGGGGCGCGATGCCCCGCGCAGCGAGGTGTGGGGCGCGATACACAGCGATTCGGGGTGTGATGCCCCGCGCAGCGAGGTGTGGGGCGCGATACACAGCGATTCGGGGTGTGATGCCCCGCGCAGCGAGGTGTGGGGCGCGATACACAGCGATTCGGGGCGCGATGCCCCGCGCAGCGAGGTGTGGGGCGCGATGCCCCGCGCAGCGAGGTGTGGGGCGCGATGCCCCGCGCAGCGAGGTGTGGGGCGCGATGCCCTGCCCCCGGCTGAGCGACCCGGGCTGTGCCAGCCGGGGTGACCCACCCGCGGCAGGCGGGGCGTGGGCCGTGCCGCCGCGGCCACGCGTGCTCGGCCGGagccgggggggcggcggggagcggcggcatGGCGGGGGCTCGCTGCCTCTGGctgccctggctctgcctgCGGCTGCTGCCGGGCGCAGCCTTCAACCTGGACGCCACCAGCACCCTGCTGAAGGACGGCGACAAGGGCAGCCTCTTCGGCTTCGCCGTGGCTCTGcaccggcagctcagccccgaGCCCGCCGGCTGGTGAGTGCGGGGCTGCGGAGGGTGCGGGAGCCGCGGGGCCCCGCCGGACGGCCGCGTCGGTCCCGCGGATGCTGCCCCGGTGGGGTGTCCCTCGCTCCGTGCCCCCTCCTCGGGCCTGTGTCCCCCACCCCGACCCCCATCTCGTCCCTCCGCTCAGTCGGGGATCGGCAGCCCGGGGGTCCCCCCGcctcctgggggtccccccGCCTCCTGGGGGTTCCCCCGCCGCgcggggctccccccgccgcccgtcCCCCGGGGATGCTGGCGGGGGCGGCCCCTGCCCCCCACGGCTTCGGGGTGCCGAGAGTCCAACCGGGCGGGAGACCCGAGGGGACGGGGATGGGCGCCGGGACCCGCCGCCTGCGCTGCCCTTCTGAATTACTCAGCAGGagccgggggggggtgggggtgtcggggggtttggggggacgATCGGTGCCCCGAGAGCAATCTTGGGGTGCTCGAGTGGATggacccccccccggggcccccccccgggccgtgcccgccgcctcccccgcgCCCGCTCGCCGCTGAGCTGGCAAACGCCCACCCGCCGCATGCCAGGGCAGCCACCGGCCGCagccgcagcccccggccctgcGTCCTCCGTGGACCCCAGACCCTGTGGCCCCCCACATGGCACTTGTGGCccccggggggggctcgggCTGCTGGCGGGGGTCTCAGCGACGGGGACCCCTGGAGCGGGCGGGTGTCGGGGCGCTgccgcccgccgctgcccgcccccgTCCCCCCGGGCAGCCGCCGAAGGCACCCGGCCGCGGCAGCCGCCCTCTCCGCGTTCCTGGCGTCGGGAGGGGCGCTTTGGCTCCCCGGTGCCCCGGCTCCGGGGCAGGTGTTTGCAGAgccgccggcaccgcaccgGTGTCCCCCTGCCCGTCGCCTCCGGCCCCCGGCAGGGCTCGGGGACCGGTTTGGCCCCCCGGGCTCCTTACGACGGTGgcctggccctggcaccccgggcAGTGCCCGGCGCCCTGGCACAGGGTGCACTCCTGTGCCTCCCTCCGGCTCCCTCCTTTTTTGGGCATGTTGCTGCAGGGATATTTTGGGTGAATTCCAGTTTATTTTTACCGGCTCTGCCTCGCCGTCACCCCCCGGGGGCTCCCTCGCGTCCCGAGGCCACCGTCCCCCCCGGGGAGAGGGGCTAGGGGTGCCCACAGATGCCCCACTGCCACTGAGGGCGGCGCAGGGTGGGGGTCTGGATatgggggtcagggtgcccccAACCCTGCTGCACCaagggggagggggcagggagcaggcaggagcggGGGGTCCGGGTGTGTGTCACCTcccgcgccccctcccctgcccacacGTGCTCCGAGCTGCGGCTGAGGCCTGGGAACGGCGGCGCCGGGGGTGCAGCTGCTCGGCCGGGCGGGCTGGCACCGCGCTGGACGGGCACCGagccggcgcggccccggcgcGAAATCGGTGCGGGGGCGCGGGGACAGCTgcgcgggggtggcggggaCGGGGGCGCTCCgggtgggtgccggggggggggggatggcgGGACCGGGTGCGCAAATGCAGCCGCACACGTGTGCAAACCCAGCGTTGCACGTGCACGGCGGGGGGTcgcggggggctgccccccacGCCCTGACGGGGGGCTCCCCCCCgctgcaggctgctggtgggggCTCCCCAGGCGCCGGCGCTGCCCAGCCAAGGCGCCAACCGGACCGGGGGGCTCTTCGCCTGCCCGCTGACCCCCGAGCTCTCCGACTGCTGGCGGGTGCCCATCGACGAGGGAGGTGAGGTGCGCTCctggggcccccccccccccgcccccccagctccccaccctgggggtcctggcggggctgacgctgcccatccccaccAGCGGACCTGCAGCGGGAGAGCAAGGAGAACCAGTGGCTGGGGGTGAGCGTGAAGAGCCAAGGTGCCGGCGGCAAGATTGTGGTGAGCACCCgggaaggtgggggggggggtagggTGGCGAGGGCTGCGAGGGGGTCCCCCGGCACCGCCTgacgccccccaccccctcccacccccccagacCTGCGCCCACTTGTACGAGGCGCGACACCGGGTGCGGCAGCCCCTGGAGACGCGGGACGTGATCGGGCGCTGCTTCGTGCTGAGCCAGGACCTGCGGGTGCGGGACGAGCTGGACGGCGGCGAGTGGAAGTTCTGCGAGGGGCGGCCGCAGGGCCACGACCGCTTCGGCTCCTGCCAGCAGGGCCTGGCCGCCGCCTTCAGCCCCGACCACCATTACATCCTCTTCGGGGCCCCCGGCACCTACAACTGGAAAGGTGAGGGTGGGGGCGGCcggcttcccccccccccccccgccccggggccgagCGAGGGTGCGGGAGCGGGGGGCTGCGCGCGTGCCTGTGCGCGGGTTTGCGTGTGCACGCGTGTGGGTGCGTGTTCCTGCCTGGGCGGGCGTGCGCATGCCTGCACGATGGGTGTGCAAGCTGTGGGTGTGAGCACAGGCGTGTGAGCACGTGTGTGAGCGTGCTGTGGGTGTGAGCACGTGCGTGAGCGTGCTGTGGGTCTCATCACACGTGTGTGAGCGTGCTGTGGGTCTGATCACACCTGTGTGAGCACCTGTGTGAGCGTGCTGTGGGTCTGATCACACGTGTGTGAGCATGCTGCAGGTGTGAGCACGTGTGTGAGCGTGCTGTGAGTGTGAGCGCGTGTGAGTGCTGTGGGTCTCATCACATGTGTGTGAGTGTGCTGTGGGTGTGAGCACGTGCGTGAGTGTGCTGTGGGTGTGGGCACATGTGTGAGCGTGCTGTGGGTCTCATCACACGTGTGTGAGCATGTTGTGTGTGAGCACACGGGTTCCTCCACGTGgtatgagtgtgtgtgtgcacgcataTGGGGGTGTGCATGCAAGCATGTGTGTGCACGCGTGCGTACATGTGGGTGCATGTGGGTGTGAGCACAGGGGTGTGTTCATGCCGTGGGTGTGAGCACACAGGTGTGTGCGTGCTGTatgcgtgtgcatgtgtgcatgcatgtgggTGTGTACATACACGTAAGCGTGTGCGTATGCAGGCATGTTCACATACGTGTGCTGTGTGTACGTGAACACATGGGGGTATGTGCGCTGTGAGCGTGTACATGCGTGGGGGGTGCTCGTGTctgtgcacacgcgtgtgcgctGGTGCGACCGTGTGTTGGGATGCCCAGGCCCAGGGTGGGTCCGCCTGGCCAGCACGGTGCCCTACGGCAGCTCCGGCGCCCCTTgtccccaggcagcaggagggtccccaggggggtTGCCGGGGGGTCCCCTCGCCCCTCACCCCTCCTCGGTTCGGCAGGGAACCTGCGCGTGGAGCTGCTTAACCAGagctccctcgacctgctgcgCTACGACGACGGGCCCTACGAAGCCGGGGGCGAGAAGGACCAGGACCCCTCGCTCATCCCCGTGCCCGCCAACAGCTACTTCGGTACGGGCACGGCGGAGCCCGGGCGCggcggcacggcacggcacagGGGAcccccccaccggccccgccgcccggctccagcctgccctggccACGGTGCCCACCCTGACgcccctctctctttctctcccgCCCGGCCGTGGCGCAGGGCTGCTCTTTGTGACAAACATTGATAGCTCAGACCCCGACCAGCTGGTCTACAAAACCCCCGAGCCCAGCGAGAAGGTGCCCGGCGCGGCCGGCGACGTGGCCCAGAATAGCTACTTGGGTTCGTAAGCGCCGGCGGTGCCGGCGTCCCCGTGTGCCGGCGTCCCCGTGTGCCACCTTCCCCGGAGCCGTGTCCTGTGgtgtgtgtcccccctccccacccgtGTCtctggaggggagaggaaaggagagctCCCGCGGCCTCGGCCGGGCCCAGCGAGCACGTGTCCACACGCGTGTGCACACGTGTCCCCATGCACGCACGCACGCGCTGAGCACGCCGCCCTCGGCACCTCCCTGTACGCGCAGCGTCGCCCCCCCCTCCTCGTGCACGCACCGAGAGCACACCCCCCCTTTGCACCCCCTCTGCATGCGTGGCCCCCCTCCTCGTGCACACCCCCTTGCACACCCAGCCGTGCACACGTGTGGCTGCACACCTCCGCCCGCTCCCACCCGTCTTGGGTCCATCCCGTGCAGGCACGTGCCTGTGGCCGTCGCTCCCCACCCCGGGGGGGGTCCCAACCCCCCCCAGCCAGGGCTCCCCACGGGCAGCGCTCccttgtccccatccctgtctgcGTCCTGTGTCCTGTCGCTGTGGCGGGGGCACcgccaggctggggggggggtgtgcagAGCCCGGGCAGGGGGCACACAGAGCCTGGTGtggccccccccagcaccccactgtCCCCGTGCTCTTCCCTCTGGAGGTGGGGGTGCATGGGGGGTGCACGGTTCCCGCGGGGGGAGGCAGCggctgcagcctgctggggcctgcctgggggctgctggggggggggctcagggggctgcgtggctgctgggggggctggggaggggccAAGCACTGCAACCGCTGCACGTGGGGAAGGGGCTCCCAGCCCCCTGTCGTGGAGggggccctgctgctctctccaGGTGTGGGGGGGTTCCGGTCCCCATCTGGCTCTGCTCCGGGTCTTGCTGCTCGGGCCCCAAAATCTTGCCTTCTCTCCCCGAAGTCTTCCCTTCTGGCGACGCGGGGAGGGGCTGGTCCTTGCTCACCCCGGCAGCCTCTGCTCCCCCTTGGCTTCCCCTGGCCCAGAGCTGGCGAGGGGTCCCCGCAGTCCTGCCCCCCGCCTGCGGCCGCTGCGCCCGGGGCGCGCAGAGCCCCGCCATTCCCGCACCAAAGCACGAGGCTCCACGAGGGGAGACCTGGCCAcgcagggctgagcagagagagagagacggATGGACAGACGGACGGGCAGAtggcgggtggggggggctggggggggggctgggggctgggcaGACACCGataccttccccccccccccctcgcctCCGCAGGCTTCTCGGTGGACTCTGGCGCAGGGCTGACGCGGAGGCGGGAGCTGAGCTTCGTCACCGGAGCCCCCCGCGCCAACCACACCGGGGCCGTGGTCATCCTGCGCCGCGACAGCGCCAACCGCCTGGTGCCCGAGGCCGTGCTGCCGGGCCAGCAGCTCACCTCCGCCTTCGGCTACGCTGTCGCCGTGCTCGACCTCAACAGCGATGGGTGAgtttggggggacccccccggccGTGGCAGATTGGCACCCCCAGTCCTAGTGCCGGGGCATCGCCCGGGTTCGGCACCCGCGGCCGGGGGGATGATGGAGCCGTCGTCCCTGCAGCTGGATGGACCTGGTGGTGGGGGCCCCCCACTTTTTTGAGCGCAAGGAGGAGATTGGGGGGGCCGCCTATGTCTACATCAACCCGGCGGGGCGCTGGGACTCCGCCACCCCCCTCCGCCTCAACGGCACCCGCGGCTCCATGTTCGGCATCGCCCTCAGCACCGCCGGGGACCTCAACCAGGACGGCTTTGAGGGTGAGGGGTTTTGGGAGGGCTCGGGGAGAGGGGCTCTGGGGTCCTCATGGGCTGGGATGTGTCCCAGCCTGCATCCTGCTGCGGGGGCGGGATGGTGGCTCCCACAGAGGGTCCTGGGAGGGGTCTTGGGCCCCCCCCACTACCTGCCcttgctccccctccccagacctTGCTGTGGGAGCCCCCTTCGACGGCGCTGGCAAAGTCTACATCTACCACGGCAGCAACCTGGGCATTGTGGCAAAGCCGGCACAGGTgagggggtgcggggctgggggggtgcatTGCCCAtcgccccccccaccctgccggTTCCGGGTGTCACAGGCGTCTTGTCCCCAGGTCCTGGATGGGGAGGGCGTGGGGGTGACGGCCTTCGGCTACTCCCTCTCAGGGGGGCTGGATGTGGATGGGAACCTCTACCCCGACCTGCTCGTCGGCTCCCTCTCCGACTCCGTCGTGCTGTACAGGTGAGTGCCGTGGCCCCCAACtggggctgcccccacccctgggcACCCCCCACACCTGGGCTGCCCCCGTCCCCGAGCACCCCCACATCCCCGGGCACCCCCCGCCCCTGGGCACCCCCCACACCTGGGCTGCCCCCGTCCCCAGGCACCCCCCGTCCCTGGGCATCCCCATCGCAGGGCTCCCCTCAAACCCTCCCAGGGCATCCCCTGAACCAGGGTGTCCCTGGGCATAGTGGGGGGGTCCCATGCCAGGTCTGCACAAGGCTCGGTGTGCCctcggggggggtccccagcctGGTACCCCCTGTTTCTCCCCCATCAGGGCCCGGCCGGTCGTCCACGTCTCCAGGAACgtctccctgctcccccccaaCATCGACCTGGAGCAGAGCAACTGCCAGCACCAGGAGGGTGTCTGGTGGGTGCcacctgcctccccctccccatctcccctccCCGGGCACAAAGCCGGGGCACAGCGGGGGTGGGTGCCCCCGTCTCACCCCATGTCCCCGCAGCGTGGATGTCCGAGCCTGCTTCAGCTACACGGCCAGTCCCGCCAGCTACAGCCCCCGCCTCGGTGAGCGTggcggggacgggcagcggggTGGGGGACCTCGGGGCGAGTGGGACCGGGGAGGGACCCCGGCATCACACCCATCCCTCTCCCCCCAGTGCTGGAGTATGTGTTCGATGCCGACACGGACCGCCGGCGGCTGGGCCAGGCCCCCCGCGTCACCTTCCTCGGCCGCCGTCCATCGGACCCCGAGCACCAGTTCTCCAACACGGTGGAGCTGCCCCGGCAGCACGCCCGTGCCTGCGTCAAAGCCACCTTCCAGCTCCAGGTGGgtccccatcctcatcctcatcccgTCCTcatcccatcctcatcctcatcccgTCCTcatcccatcctcatcctcatccccgtcccccccctcgcccgcaGGACAGCATCCGTGACAAGCTGCGCCCCATCGCCGTCACCCTCGCCTACGGCATCCAGGGAGCCGGGGCCCCACGGCACAGCCGGGGGGCTGCGCGGCACAGCCGGGGGGCCGCCCTGCCGCCCCTGTCGCCCGtgctcagcccccagcagcccagcagccaccGCACCGAGGTGGGGACCCGGCCGcgttcccctcccctccccaggggtCCGGGGTGCCCCGTCCCATGCGGGGGCTGCCTGGAGTGTCCCCGTTGTCCCCGCCGTGTCCCCCCAGGTGCATTTCCTGAAGCAGGGCTGCGGGGACGACAAGATCTGCCAGAGCAACCTCCAGCTTCGTTTCCAGTTCTGCGCCCGCCTGGGGGATGCCGatttcctccccctgccccggtGAGGGGGGccggggtgctgcccccccgtgtccccaccccGCGGGGTGTTGGGGACGCCCCAGGGGTGCTCACGGCGGCTCTGCTCCCAGGGGGGCAGATGGCACCGCCATCTTCGCCATGAGCGACCAGAAGGACGTGGCCCTGGAGATCCACGTCACCAACCTGCCCTCGGACCCGGCGGAGCCGCAGCGGGACGGGGACGATGCCCACGAGGCCATGCTCACTGCCACCTTCCCCCCGGAGCTGCCCTACGCCGCCCTGCGCCCCTACGACGGCCGGGTGCCCTCGGTGCGGCGGGGGCCTGGCGGGGGGCAAGGGTGGGGTGCTCTGGAGGTGGTACcgagggtgctgggggcagagTGATGGGGTAGTCCTGTGGGTGCTGAGGGATGGGGAAAGTcctggggatgctggagggctgggggcagtcctgggggcgctggggctgCGGGATGGGGTCAGACCTGGGGCTGCTGAGGGTTGGggggtgccagcagcaggggCTCAGCTCTCTGCCCCCCAGGACAAGCCGGTGGTGTGCCTCGCCAACCAGAACGGCTCGCAGGTGGAGTGCGAGCTGGGGAACCCCATGAAACGCGGAGCCCAGGTGGGCACAGCTCCCcgttccccccagcccccagccctcggccccggccccagccctcacccctctgcccccaggtGCGgttcttcctcatcctcagcaCCCTGGGCATCACCATCCAGACCACGGACCTGGCGGTGGAGCTGGCCCTGTCCACGTGAGCCCCGGCGGGGTCGGGGGCCTTCGCGGCGGAGCCCCACGCTTGGCTCTGCGCGTGGGTGCATTTGCAGGGGGCGTTCGGGGTGATGCTCCCCTCTGACCCCCCCACCTGCCTCTCCCCAGGATCAGTGAGCAGCCGGGGCTGGAGCCGGTGGTGGCTCGCGCCCGCGTGGTCATCGAGCTGCCGCTCTCCGTGACGGGGTGAGTGAGGGCAAGGTGGGGGGTCCGGGAtgccccccccagggctgctctgacCCCCAGGTGTCCCCGCAGCGTGGCCGTGCCGCCCCGGCTCTTCTTCGGCGGGGTGGTGCGGGGGGAGAGCGCCATGCGGAGGGAGAGCCAGGTGGGCAGCGCCGTGCGCTTCGAGGTCACGGTGAGTCGCCCCGATGCCTCGTTCCCGCGGTGGGGGGACGGGGGTGTGCGTGGGATGCCGGGGGTCTCAGCCCCGCTGCTCCTCTTCCCCTGCCATGCTCCTGGGTGGGgttggctgtggggcagggggtccATGCTGCCCCGCTCACGCCGCTGTCTCGCCCCATCGGCAGGTCTCCAACCGGGGCCAGTCGCTGAAGACGCTGGGCTCGGCCTTCCTCACCCTCCTCTGGCCCCACGAGATCAGCAACGGGAAATGGCTGCTCTACCCCCTGCACCTGGAGCTGGCGGCTGCCCCGGGGCAGCGGGCGGCCTGCAGCCCCTCCGCCAACCCGCTGCGCCTGGCCCTGGTACCGCCGCGGGAGGGGGTGCGTCGGTGCCCGGGGGGGTCCGTGCCGCCCCCCTCCATGCCCGTCCTTCCCCCCTCCAGGAGCCGCCGGGGGAGGCTGACCCCACCGAGCCACCCACCTCGGGGTCCTGGTGGGTGCCGGCGCCCGCCGAGAGGAGGAGGAACGTCACGCTGGTgagcggggctggggagcgCCCGGTTCTGGGGTacccctgcagctggggtgcCCCCGGTCGTGGGGCGGGCAGCCGGGctgaccccccaccccatcccgcAGGACTGCGCCCAGGGCACCGCGCGCTGCCTGGCCTTCCACTGCCCGCTGCACAGCTTCGAGCGCGCCGCCGTGCTGACGGCCCGCGGGCGCCTCTGGAACAGCACCTTCCTGGAGGTaggaggggacggggacggcCCCCCGGGACAGGGATGGCcccctccctgggctggggagggggctcagccCACCCCGTGCCCCCACCGCAGGAGTACCTGGCGGTCACCTCGGTGGAGCTGATCGTGCGCGCCAGCGTCTCGGTGACGTCCTCCATCAAGAACCTGGTGCTGAAGGACGCCTCCACACAGGTCTGGCtccgccgcccccagcccccaacagtcccccggccccgctgccccctgaccgccctcccctcccccagatCCCCATCTCCATCTACCTGGACCCCGGCGCGGCGGTGGCCGGCGGCGTGCCCTGGTGGGTCATCCTGCTGGCCGTGCTGGCCGGCATCCTCGTGCTGGCCCTGCTTGTCTTCATCCTCTGGAAGGTGAGGGACGGGGACGGGGGCCCCGCGGCAAGATGTGTCCCCCTCCCTATGGCACAGGGTCCCCTGGACATGCCGTGTCATCCCAGCCGTGCCACAgcatgccatgccgtgccagCTCAGCCGTGCCACACTATGCCACGCCATGCTATGCCACCTGTGCCGTGCCGTGCTCTGCCATGCCGTGCCATCTCAGCTGTGCCACACTGTGCCACgccatgctgtgccatgccatgccacccgtgccgtgccgtgccgtgccaccCAGCCTGGCCTTGCCCGGCCTCACCCTCTCGCTTCCTCCCCAGTGCGGCTTCTTCAAGCGGAGCAGCCGAAAGTCCCGCTACGCCGCTAACTATTACCGGGCCCGCCTGGGCCTGCAGCCCTCCGCGGCGGAGAAGCAGGCGCCGGAGGGCGAGCGGTAACGCAGGGCTCTGCCGCCCCGGCGCCGGCGGGCAGCGAGCACGGGTGCGCAGGGGCGTGCGAGGGCTGGCGGCCGCCCTGCGCAGGTGTGCGAGGGCTGGCGGTGTGCCGCGGCGGAGGGACGAGGGTTTGCAGCGGCCGTGTGCGGGCGTGCGAGGGTTGGCAGGGTGGACGGACGAGGGGTTTGCAGTGTGGGCGTGCAAGGGTTTGCAGTGCCCAAGCCGGGGTGTGCAAGGGCTTGCAGTGTGCGTGTACGTGGGTTTGCAGTGCTGGCGCGCGGTGGTGCAAAAGTTTGCAGTGCCCGAACCGGGACGCGCGAGGGTTTGCAGTGCTGGCATGTGTTTGCACAAGTGCTGGTGCAAAGCGCACGCCCCTGCGCTTTTGGGGTGAGAACCAAGGCATGGGCAAGCGCCGGCACGAGCGCCCGTGCCGTGGAGTCACGGAGCCCTTCCCAAAGCCGGGGCGTCCCCGCGGGGCCCTGACTCGCGCCGGTCCCCCGCAGCTGGGCTTCTTCCGCCGGGCGCGCTACGCGCCGCCGGCCGTGCCGCAGTACCACGCCGTGAAGATCCCGCGGGAGGAGCGGCAGCAGTTCCGCGAGGAGAAGACGGGCACGATCCAGAGGAAGGAGTGGGCCGCCAACCTGAGCGAGGCCAGCAACAGCCACGTCGCCCCCAGCTCGGCGTAGCCCCCGGGGACGGCGCGGGGATGGCGGATGCAggaccctcctccccagccgtgccctggggaaGGACCCTCTGGCACCGCGTGTGGGGAGGCACACGTGTGTGCCGGCACACGCCTGCCTTAGCGGGGTGCGCGCGGGACTGCTCGTGCCGAGACGGACCCATCGGCCCCCCGGGGAGGGCTCGGCCCCACAGCGATGTTCAACCCAATAAAAGGAACAGCCCCTCCACAGAGACTCTGTCCCTTCCTCGCAGCCTGGGGCATGTCGGCCATGATGGGTGTGGCCGGGGAGCCGCCATGATGGGTGTGGCCGCGGAGCCGCCATGATGGGTGTGGCCTTTTCGATGGCCAGCGGGTGTCTGCGCTGCCGGGACCGGGACGAGCCCTGTCTGCCGGGGTAACGGGGCGCGCTCCCGTCCCCGCCCGGCGGGTTGGGCCCGGCAGCCCCGACCCACCGGCAACGGCGCCCCAGGAAGGAGTGGGCGCGGCCCTACCCTTAGTCAAGATGGCGGCGCCCTGAGCCAAGATGGCGCCGCGCTGCAGAGGCAGTGCGAAGCTTTTAAAATGGCGCCGCCCTCCGCGACTTCAGCGCGCTTGAGGTTAACGTCAGGTCGTCTTCCGGTGCATAACCGGAAGTGGCGCCGTCCATGGAGGCGTCCGGGCCGACACCGTCGCGGAGCGGCCGGAGCCTCCGCTCCCGGGGATGGTgaggccgcggcggcggcaccggagccggcaccggctgccctgggggggctgACCTGAGCCCTCCCCGAGCCGGGGGGGTTTGTCCGGGGGACCCCAgacccggcccggccccctCGTGTAATCCCCGGTGTCCCTCCGTGTCGCTCGGTGCCCCCAGCCTTTCCCCGTGTCCCTCGCTGCCTCCCGCgtccccccgtgaccccccacGCCCCCAATTTCACACCCCTTTCGTTCCCCCCGTGTCCTGCTTGTCCCCACCACGTCCCAGGACTCCCCCACAGGGTTGGGGTCCCCCTGGAAAAGCTGCACCCCCGAGTTGATGGGGGAACCCCACCTTCTCTCCCCCGCAGACGTGCCGCTCTCCGGACTGATGGCGTCGGGCGCGACGAGCCGCTCCGAGGACGAGGAGTCGCTGGCGGGGCAGAAGCGGGGCTCGGCCCAAGCCGCGGGCGCCATCCCCAAGCGCCGCAGCTCCTCCCGGTACGCCggggtgggagaggggggcgcggggctgaACCCTGCCCACCCGCTGCCTGCCTGCGGGAGGGCACCAGCACCTAGAGCCATCTCGTTTCTTCCAGCTTCATCAAGAGGAAGAAGTTTGACGATGAGCTGGTAGAGAGCAGCCTCGCCAAATCCTCCAGCCGGGCCAAGGGTGCTGGCGGGGTCGAGCCCGGGCGCTGCTCGGGCAGCGAGCCCTCCTCCAGTGAGAAGAAGAAGGTGAGGGGCTAGCGGGAACATCCAGGGGCTGGTCGCGGGTCTGGGGAGCTCAATGATTCCCCAAACTCCCGTCTCTGCCCACCCAGGTCTCCAAGTCTGTGTCTGCCCCCATTGCGCCCAGCCCAGTCCCGACCCCCGGCCTCGCCAAGCG
The Phalacrocorax carbo chromosome 27, bPhaCar2.1, whole genome shotgun sequence genome window above contains:
- the ITGA7 gene encoding integrin alpha-7 isoform X6, which gives rise to MDPPPGPPPGPCPPPPPRPLAAELANAHPPHARAATGRSRSPRPCVLRGPQTLWPPTWHLWPPGGARAAGGGLSDGDPWSGRVSGRCRPPLPAPVPPGSRRRHPAAAAALSAFLASGGALWLPGAPAPGQVFAEPPAPHRCPPARRLRPPAGLGDRFGPPGSLRRWPGPGTPGSARRPGTGCTPVPPSGSLLFWACCCRDILGEFQFIFTGSASPSPPGGSLASRGHRPPRGEGLGVPTDAPLPLRAAQGGGLDMGVRVPPTLLHQGGGGREQAGAGGPGVCHLPRPLPCPHVLRAAAEAWERRRRGCSCSAGRAGTALDGHRAGAAPARNRLLVGAPQAPALPSQGANRTGGLFACPLTPELSDCWRVPIDEGADLQRESKENQWLGVSVKSQGAGGKIVTCAHLYEARHRVRQPLETRDVIGRCFVLSQDLRVRDELDGGEWKFCEGRPQGHDRFGSCQQGLAAAFSPDHHYILFGAPGTYNWKGLLFVTNIDSSDPDQLVYKTPEPSEKVPGAAGDVAQNSYLGFSVDSGAGLTRRRELSFVTGAPRANHTGAVVILRRDSANRLVPEAVLPGQQLTSAFGYAVAVLDLNSDGWMDLVVGAPHFFERKEEIGGAAYVYINPAGRWDSATPLRLNGTRGSMFGIALSTAGDLNQDGFEDLAVGAPFDGAGKVYIYHGSNLGIVAKPAQVLDGEGVGVTAFGYSLSGGLDVDGNLYPDLLVGSLSDSVVLYRARPVVHVSRNVSLLPPNIDLEQSNCQHQEGVCVDVRACFSYTASPASYSPRLVLEYVFDADTDRRRLGQAPRVTFLGRRPSDPEHQFSNTVELPRQHARACVKATFQLQDSIRDKLRPIAVTLAYGIQGAGAPRHSRGAARHSRGAALPPLSPVLSPQQPSSHRTEVHFLKQGCGDDKICQSNLQLRFQFCARLGDADFLPLPRGADGTAIFAMSDQKDVALEIHVTNLPSDPAEPQRDGDDAHEAMLTATFPPELPYAALRPYDGRVPSDKPVVCLANQNGSQVECELGNPMKRGAQVRFFLILSTLGITIQTTDLAVELALSTISEQPGLEPVVARARVVIELPLSVTGVAVPPRLFFGGVVRGESAMRRESQVGSAVRFEVTVSNRGQSLKTLGSAFLTLLWPHEISNGKWLLYPLHLELAAAPGQRAACSPSANPLRLALEPPGEADPTEPPTSGSWWVPAPAERRRNVTLDCAQGTARCLAFHCPLHSFERAAVLTARGRLWNSTFLEEYLAVTSVELIVRASVSVTSSIKNLVLKDASTQIPISIYLDPGAAVAGGVPWWVILLAVLAGILVLALLVFILWKLGFFRRARYAPPAVPQYHAVKIPREERQQFREEKTGTIQRKEWAANLSEASNSHVAPSSA
- the ITGA7 gene encoding integrin alpha-7 isoform X1 — translated: MDPPPGPPPGPCPPPPPRPLAAELANAHPPHARAATGRSRSPRPCVLRGPQTLWPPTWHLWPPGGARAAGGGLSDGDPWSGRVSGRCRPPLPAPVPPGSRRRHPAAAAALSAFLASGGALWLPGAPAPGQVFAEPPAPHRCPPARRLRPPAGLGDRFGPPGSLRRWPGPGTPGSARRPGTGCTPVPPSGSLLFWACCCRDILGEFQFIFTGSASPSPPGGSLASRGHRPPRGEGLGVPTDAPLPLRAAQGGGLDMGVRVPPTLLHQGGGGREQAGAGGPGVCHLPRPLPCPHVLRAAAEAWERRRRGCSCSAGRAGTALDGHRAGAAPARNRLLVGAPQAPALPSQGANRTGGLFACPLTPELSDCWRVPIDEGADLQRESKENQWLGVSVKSQGAGGKIVTCAHLYEARHRVRQPLETRDVIGRCFVLSQDLRVRDELDGGEWKFCEGRPQGHDRFGSCQQGLAAAFSPDHHYILFGAPGTYNWKGNLRVELLNQSSLDLLRYDDGPYEAGGEKDQDPSLIPVPANSYFGLLFVTNIDSSDPDQLVYKTPEPSEKVPGAAGDVAQNSYLGFSVDSGAGLTRRRELSFVTGAPRANHTGAVVILRRDSANRLVPEAVLPGQQLTSAFGYAVAVLDLNSDGWMDLVVGAPHFFERKEEIGGAAYVYINPAGRWDSATPLRLNGTRGSMFGIALSTAGDLNQDGFEDLAVGAPFDGAGKVYIYHGSNLGIVAKPAQVLDGEGVGVTAFGYSLSGGLDVDGNLYPDLLVGSLSDSVVLYRARPVVHVSRNVSLLPPNIDLEQSNCQHQEGVCVDVRACFSYTASPASYSPRLVLEYVFDADTDRRRLGQAPRVTFLGRRPSDPEHQFSNTVELPRQHARACVKATFQLQDSIRDKLRPIAVTLAYGIQGAGAPRHSRGAARHSRGAALPPLSPVLSPQQPSSHRTEVHFLKQGCGDDKICQSNLQLRFQFCARLGDADFLPLPRGADGTAIFAMSDQKDVALEIHVTNLPSDPAEPQRDGDDAHEAMLTATFPPELPYAALRPYDGRVPSDKPVVCLANQNGSQVECELGNPMKRGAQVRFFLILSTLGITIQTTDLAVELALSTISEQPGLEPVVARARVVIELPLSVTGVAVPPRLFFGGVVRGESAMRRESQVGSAVRFEVTVSNRGQSLKTLGSAFLTLLWPHEISNGKWLLYPLHLELAAAPGQRAACSPSANPLRLALEPPGEADPTEPPTSGSWWVPAPAERRRNVTLDCAQGTARCLAFHCPLHSFERAAVLTARGRLWNSTFLEEYLAVTSVELIVRASVSVTSSIKNLVLKDASTQIPISIYLDPGAAVAGGVPWWVILLAVLAGILVLALLVFILWKLGFFRRARYAPPAVPQYHAVKIPREERQQFREEKTGTIQRKEWAANLSEASNSHVAPSSA